One stretch of Planctomycetota bacterium DNA includes these proteins:
- a CDS encoding fibronectin type III domain-containing protein produces the protein MKKIILTILVISASWLTMASQGCPQMNKEDLEDILSGSSGDIPLIPSFLSANAVSSSQIDLFWQDNSTNEDGFKIEQSLDGEEYYHLGTVNTGVTSYIVHRLTSNTRYYYRVSAYNSSGNSGYSTASAVTNSSGDTWKTSVIDSKGVNKVDGDNCITVDSNGKIHISYIYYGQYYWLKYATNITGTWNTFTIEKAWLTTSIISDINNKIHICYASPDFKGGADSLIKYAVKTPSNWEISVINKSFNNIHFSDIALSETVAPSVIHIVYRDADDYALKYATNETGSWNTFSLDNTGQCESPSVAVDSSNKIHVVYTSRGVLKYATNNFGAWMAFNISSEQARFPSMAIDSNNKLHISYLSGCNSGSGPLKYATNAGGSWVVSTIEQAESSEQHDLGNAGWSISIALDQNNKAHISYYGNKGELKYATNKNGNWVRIIIDDIGSNRHTKSTSIAVDSDNKIHISYYDEVNNNLKYATNK, from the coding sequence ATGAAAAAGATAATACTTACGATTCTGGTAATCAGCGCCTCTTGGCTGACCATGGCATCGCAAGGGTGCCCCCAAATGAACAAGGAAGATTTGGAAGACATTCTCAGCGGGAGTAGCGGGGATATTCCATTGATCCCATCATTTCTTAGTGCGAATGCCGTATCATCTTCGCAAATAGATTTGTTCTGGCAGGATAATTCTACCAATGAAGACGGGTTTAAAATAGAGCAAAGCCTTGATGGAGAAGAATATTATCATCTCGGTACGGTTAATACTGGCGTTACCTCATATATTGTTCACAGGCTGACTAGTAATACAAGATATTATTATCGAGTATCCGCATACAATTCATCCGGTAATTCTGGTTATTCTACGGCCAGTGCTGTTACAAATAGTTCCGGGGATACTTGGAAAACATCAGTGATTGATAGCAAAGGAGTAAACAAGGTCGATGGAGATAATTGTATAACGGTTGATTCAAACGGAAAAATCCATATTAGCTATATTTATTATGGTCAGTATTATTGGCTAAAATACGCTACAAATATCACGGGCACATGGAACACTTTTACGATAGAAAAAGCATGGCTTACCACCTCTATCATTTCAGATATAAATAATAAAATTCATATATGCTATGCTTCTCCTGACTTTAAGGGAGGAGCCGATAGCTTAATTAAGTATGCGGTTAAAACTCCAAGCAATTGGGAAATTTCTGTTATTAATAAATCGTTTAACAATATCCATTTTTCTGATATTGCATTGTCTGAAACAGTCGCCCCTTCCGTTATCCATATTGTATATCGGGATGCCGATGATTATGCGCTTAAATATGCTACAAATGAAACAGGCTCGTGGAATACTTTTTCGTTGGACAATACCGGCCAATGCGAAAGCCCTTCTGTTGCGGTAGATTCAAGCAATAAAATCCATGTTGTTTATACAAGCAGAGGCGTTCTCAAATACGCAACAAATAATTTCGGGGCATGGATGGCTTTCAATATTTCTTCGGAGCAGGCTCGTTTTCCTTCAATGGCTATAGATTCTAATAATAAGCTTCATATAAGTTATTTAAGCGGTTGTAACAGCGGTTCCGGCCCTCTTAAATATGCAACAAACGCCGGCGGAAGTTGGGTCGTTTCTACTATTGAGCAAGCGGAATCTTCGGAACAGCATGATTTAGGAAATGCGGGATGGTCCATCTCCATTGCGTTAGACCAAAATAATAAAGCGCACATTAGTTATTACGGTAACAAGGGTGAGCTTAAATATGCCACAAATAAAAATGGAAATTGGGTTAGAATAATTATTGATGATATTGGCTCAAACAGGCACACTAAATCTACTTCAATCGCTGTTGATTCTGATAATAAAATCCATATTAGTTATTATGATGAGGTTAATAATAACCTGAAATATGCAACAAATAAATGA
- a CDS encoding fibronectin type III domain-containing protein, whose translation MKKAMLTILVISSCWLTMAPTGCPINETAKDNTETTSGSSVCIPNAPSNLEITGRSETGVTIFWKDNSNDESGFKIERKSSGDANYSQIATVNANVISYTDTGLINNKTYCYRIKAYNIAGESLLSNEVSASTLIPAYMLPQVPRGFTATAVSPFRADLYWDYDESNNYDYELEQSINGSSFTRIASMIYNHPFYFISDLTPETTYYYRMRTMNSIGTSPYSNILDITTPFIDNSIESHNIITPQPNSYWITVSANSSSTIALMSDGSLWGWGDNYFGQLGLGADTSPQLVPVRIGKDNDWKAIAAGGGHTLALKQDGSLWAWGFNCHGQLGLGDRYSRYIPNRVGTDTDWKFIAAGSQSFAIKADGTLWAWGCNDGGRLGLGDEINRYVPTQVGTATNWSSVDCGNHSVGLKTDGTIWSWGDSCCGALGLGDVNSSKTPAQIGTDTNWKIISSGSEHNIALKTDSTLWAWGRDEALGLGDTIDRNVPVRVGTDDDWETISAGMGHSLAIKTNGTLWAWGYNCGQLGLGNFDRYLIPTQVGLDTDWLAIAAGSYHTAIIKKNKTLWMCGMNWDGRLGLGDNTDRLVPTQITTQEPPHSPPAAPSDLSAMVISYSQVNLSWVGNSDNEDGFIIERSFNGISFTQIATVGANTNIYHNTGLVESTTYYYRVRAYNTSGNSAYSNQLSATTFAESPSDPIPEAPSNLSATAVSSSQINLTWAYNPENQYIQHCLQWRDSSEVSFCHQTWIGSNTTSYIHTGLAISTTYYYRIKISFESGVTYSNVASTTTFEPPSSMVNAPSALSATSVSSSQINLFWVDNSSDEAGFKIERRTGLGGVYQLAAIVGPNITSYSNQELAENTTYYYLVRAYNSAGTDSAYSNEASATTFVYSPPDVTPTISGIASPSLNQEWTVGDINQIITWTTTAIVNPVDIYYSVKGDWTDTKPLALGVAGGIGTRYYSLPSVPDDVSSGYTVKIRICEASNHANYMDSGSFKIKASLGVVIPVVGICRVGREQIIQWVSNADSLSSVKLYYLKDAAPNYITTRPNIKGTNSYMWKVPDAAISDDVQIRIEEDNDSMVKKDGTVFKVKPELKITSPGATSGEAYTVGDPLTINWICTGTHPVVVNLEWDRNDANWQPLPNAINGSAGASSSIGYANISGTNWYAFAIPNDMYCQTVRIRIKHQTDNDVSSVSANTFKIRADFVDISVTGSLGLNIVKVGEIATINWTPIAQANWVLLTYSSDGINFSKVITPYFVANSGSYLWRVPNDIQPSCKIRITDFSDCTVSSTQVSSFKIRGYYHLDSPNVEFMVWKVGEAKTINWTTYGSGGGIGQVNVQWSKGDGIWTTFENGQGIIGVENGQASLSIIMPDAITSTFKVRMAMYSDSTIYDESDYNMTVKGKITVNNPDSSTTWYLGDPELITWTINGTMENVRLDYWDNPAGQWKQIVSSTPAKTLGNLGSYILTNVPDLNRDDVKIRVTQIGINAALSAEGESVVFKIRPKLQIICPPSTPGETFTVGQNVAIQWTYNSDSPLVITVSYLKDGNPTVIVITPCLKGTNSYLWTIPQEAVSDNIKIRLEYWNNDKIESAVFKVVTN comes from the coding sequence ATGAAAAAAGCGATGCTAACAATTCTGGTAATAAGCTCATGCTGGCTAACCATGGCGCCCACTGGCTGCCCTATCAATGAAACAGCTAAAGACAACACTGAAACAACATCGGGAAGCAGTGTTTGTATCCCTAATGCGCCTTCAAATTTAGAGATAACAGGCCGTTCCGAAACGGGAGTAACTATTTTCTGGAAAGATAATTCAAATGACGAATCTGGTTTTAAAATAGAACGAAAATCTTCCGGAGATGCGAATTATTCTCAAATTGCAACTGTTAATGCGAATGTTATTTCTTACACCGACACCGGTTTAATAAACAATAAAACTTACTGCTATCGTATAAAGGCATATAATATTGCAGGAGAGAGTTTATTATCAAATGAGGTTTCGGCATCAACATTAATTCCTGCGTATATGTTGCCGCAGGTTCCTAGAGGGTTTACAGCGACAGCGGTATCCCCATTTCGAGCGGATTTATATTGGGATTATGATGAAAGCAATAATTATGATTACGAATTAGAACAGAGCATAAATGGAAGCAGTTTTACCAGGATTGCCAGTATGATTTATAATCACCCTTTTTATTTCATTAGCGACCTTACTCCGGAAACCACTTATTATTATAGAATGCGAACAATGAACTCAATAGGAACTAGCCCCTATTCAAACATATTAGACATTACCACACCGTTTATAGATAATTCTATCGAATCACATAATATAATAACCCCTCAACCAAATAGCTATTGGATAACAGTTTCTGCCAATAGCTCTTCTACAATTGCTTTAATGTCTGATGGCTCTCTTTGGGGCTGGGGAGATAATTATTTTGGTCAATTAGGGCTTGGAGCTGATACATCTCCTCAGTTAGTACCTGTAAGAATAGGGAAAGACAATGACTGGAAAGCTATTGCAGCCGGAGGGGGGCATACGCTTGCCTTAAAACAAGATGGTTCATTATGGGCTTGGGGGTTTAATTGTCATGGTCAATTAGGACTTGGCGATAGATATTCTCGTTATATCCCTAATAGGGTAGGAACTGATACTGATTGGAAATTTATTGCTGCCGGGTCTCAGTCTTTTGCCATAAAAGCTGATGGTACGCTTTGGGCATGGGGTTGTAATGATGGCGGAAGATTAGGGCTTGGCGATGAAATTAATCGTTATGTGCCTACGCAAGTCGGAACCGCTACTAATTGGAGTTCAGTTGATTGCGGGAACCATTCTGTCGGATTAAAAACAGATGGGACTATTTGGTCCTGGGGAGATAGTTGTTGCGGAGCATTGGGGCTTGGCGATGTAAATTCCAGCAAAACCCCCGCGCAAATCGGAACGGATACAAATTGGAAAATAATTTCCTCCGGAAGTGAACATAATATTGCCCTGAAAACCGATAGCACACTTTGGGCTTGGGGGCGCGATGAGGCATTAGGATTAGGAGATACAATAGATAGAAATGTCCCCGTTAGAGTAGGAACGGATGATGATTGGGAAACAATCAGTGCGGGAATGGGACACTCTTTAGCCATCAAGACCAATGGGACTCTTTGGGCATGGGGGTATAACTGCGGACAATTAGGGCTAGGCAATTTTGACAGATATTTAATACCAACACAAGTTGGATTAGATACTGATTGGCTGGCTATCGCAGCCGGAAGCTATCATACCGCAATTATTAAAAAGAATAAAACTCTTTGGATGTGTGGTATGAATTGGGACGGAAGATTAGGGCTTGGGGATAATACGGACCGACTTGTTCCGACTCAAATAACAACTCAGGAACCACCTCATAGTCCTCCTGCCGCACCTTCTGATCTAAGCGCTATGGTAATTTCATATTCACAAGTTAATCTCAGCTGGGTTGGTAATTCTGATAACGAAGATGGTTTTATAATAGAACGTAGTTTCAACGGAATAAGTTTTACCCAGATAGCCACAGTCGGAGCGAATACTAATATCTATCATAATACTGGATTGGTTGAGTCAACCACTTATTATTATCGGGTACGCGCCTACAATACAAGCGGTAATAGCGCCTATTCTAACCAATTATCTGCAACAACATTTGCTGAGTCACCGTCTGACCCAATTCCTGAGGCGCCTTCTAATTTGAGTGCTACAGCCGTATCATCTTCTCAGATTAATCTTACCTGGGCATATAATCCTGAGAATCAATATATTCAACATTGTCTCCAATGGAGGGACAGTTCAGAAGTTTCTTTTTGCCATCAAACTTGGATTGGGTCAAATACGACTTCTTATATTCATACAGGTTTAGCTATATCAACTACTTACTATTATAGAATAAAAATATCCTTCGAATCCGGCGTTACTTATTCCAATGTGGCATCTACGACTACTTTTGAGCCACCCAGTTCTATGGTTAATGCCCCATCGGCTTTGAGTGCCACTTCCGTGTCTTCGTCCCAGATTAATCTGTTCTGGGTTGATAATTCATCTGATGAGGCTGGATTCAAGATAGAACGCCGTACCGGATTGGGCGGTGTTTATCAATTGGCCGCCATCGTCGGTCCGAATATCACTTCTTACTCCAATCAGGAACTAGCGGAAAACACCACCTATTACTATCTGGTCCGGGCATATAACTCGGCCGGAACAGACAGCGCTTATTCAAATGAAGCTTCTGCCACCACATTCGTTTATTCTCCGCCGGATGTAACCCCGACCATTAGCGGGATTGCAAGCCCATCATTAAACCAGGAATGGACGGTCGGCGATATCAATCAGATAATTACGTGGACGACAACCGCCATCGTCAATCCAGTCGATATTTATTATTCGGTCAAAGGTGATTGGACCGATACGAAACCATTGGCCTTGGGGGTGGCCGGTGGAATTGGAACGAGATACTACTCATTACCCAGCGTGCCGGACGATGTCTCAAGCGGCTATACGGTAAAAATCAGGATATGCGAGGCGAGTAATCACGCTAATTATATGGATAGCGGCAGTTTTAAGATTAAGGCGTCCTTAGGAGTTGTGATACCTGTCGTCGGGATATGCAGAGTGGGGAGGGAGCAGATTATCCAATGGGTGAGCAATGCAGACTCATTATCAAGTGTAAAACTGTATTACTTAAAAGATGCCGCCCCAAATTATATAACCACCAGGCCGAATATAAAAGGAACCAATAGTTATATGTGGAAAGTGCCGGATGCGGCAATATCGGATGATGTGCAGATAAGGATAGAGGAAGACAATGATTCTATGGTCAAAAAAGATGGGACGGTTTTTAAGGTAAAACCGGAATTGAAAATAACATCGCCCGGCGCAACTAGTGGAGAAGCATATACAGTCGGAGACCCGTTAACAATTAACTGGATATGTACGGGCACACACCCAGTCGTGGTAAACCTCGAATGGGACAGGAATGATGCCAACTGGCAACCATTGCCTAATGCCATAAACGGTTCAGCAGGAGCCAGTTCATCAATAGGTTATGCAAATATCAGCGGCACCAATTGGTATGCCTTTGCCATCCCGAATGACATGTATTGCCAGACCGTAAGAATAAGGATAAAGCATCAAACAGATAATGACGTGTCAAGCGTATCTGCAAATACATTTAAGATTAGGGCTGATTTTGTGGACATAAGTGTAACCGGCTCCTTGGGGTTAAACATCGTTAAGGTCGGCGAAATCGCCACGATTAACTGGACACCGATTGCCCAGGCCAATTGGGTTCTTTTGACATATTCAAGTGATGGAATTAATTTCTCCAAAGTGATAACTCCATATTTCGTGGCTAATTCAGGCAGTTATTTATGGCGTGTCCCAAATGATATCCAGCCGTCTTGCAAGATACGAATTACTGATTTTAGCGACTGCACGGTTTCAAGCACCCAGGTTTCATCATTCAAGATACGCGGTTATTACCACTTAGATTCGCCGAATGTGGAATTCATGGTCTGGAAAGTAGGCGAGGCAAAAACCATTAACTGGACGACCTATGGTTCGGGCGGTGGAATCGGTCAGGTTAACGTGCAGTGGTCTAAAGGCGACGGGATTTGGACCACCTTTGAAAACGGGCAGGGCATAATCGGGGTCGAAAACGGACAGGCTTCCCTCAGCATAATCATGCCCGATGCCATCACCTCGACATTTAAAGTCAGGATGGCAATGTATTCGGATTCAACCATCTATGATGAGAGCGATTATAATATGACGGTTAAAGGGAAAATAACCGTAAATAACCCTGATTCCTCCACGACCTGGTATTTAGGCGACCCTGAGCTGATTACCTGGACAATAAACGGAACAATGGAAAATGTCAGGCTGGATTATTGGGATAATCCTGCCGGGCAATGGAAACAAATCGTATCTTCGACGCCGGCGAAGACATTGGGGAATCTCGGTAGTTATATCTTAACCAATGTCCCTGATTTAAACAGGGATGATGTAAAGATAAGGGTAACACAGATTGGGATAAATGCAGCGTTAAGCGCCGAGGGCGAATCTGTAGTTTTTAAGATAAGGCCTAAATTACAAATAATCTGCCCGCCCTCCACACCGGGAGAAACTTTTACGGTCGGTCAAAATGTCGCTATCCAGTGGACTTACAACTCGGATTCGCCTTTAGTGATTACCGTATCTTACCTGAAAGACGGCAATCCGACGGTGATTGTGATAACACCCTGCCTGAAAGGAACCAATAGTTATTTATGGACTATTCCCCAAGAAGCGGTTTCAGACAATATAAAAATAAGACTTGAATATTGGAACAATGATAAGATTGAAAGCGCCGTTTTTAAGGTTGTAACTAATTAG